From Primulina huaijiensis isolate GDHJ02 chromosome 15, ASM1229523v2, whole genome shotgun sequence, one genomic window encodes:
- the LOC140958228 gene encoding uncharacterized protein isoform X1: MDFYPITIWKMRHKIWPICDISGLGFARCSRSFNGWKVSFAVCSKLCKWGLQGHRWFAQTEQLWVLDSVPGQVSRENSDGEVDKVWRTLQSLPSTVPSRRWLVDHVLQLGFSNSLSQWIGSNLKTS, translated from the exons ATGGATTTTTACCCCATTACAATTTGGAAAATGCGGCATAAGATTTGGCCAATATGTGATATCTCAGGGCTGGGATTTGCCCGTTGTTCTCGGTCATTCAATGGGTGGAAAGTTAGCTTTGCAGTTTGCTCAAAGTTGTGCAAATGGGGATTACAGGGACATCGATGGTTTGCCCAAACAG AACAGCTGTGGGTATTAGACTCTGTCCCTGGTCAAGTAAGCCGAGAGAACAGTGATGGTGAGGTGGACAAAGTATGGCGAACTTTGCAGAGTCTACCTTCAACTGTGCCCTCTAGGAG GTGGCTGGTAGATCACGTGCTACAGCTTGGGTTTTCGAATTCGTTATCGCAATGGATTGGAAGCAACCTTAAAACTTCATGA
- the LOC140958836 gene encoding kinesin-like protein KIN-5C isoform X2, which produces MSNRHEKEKSVNVQVLLRCRPFSEEELRNNAPQVVTCNEFLREVSVSQNIAGKHMDRVFTFDKVFGPSAQQSDLYQQAVVPIVNEVLEGFNCTIFAYGQTGTGKTYTMEGECKRSKSDPNGELPPEAGVIQRAVKQIFDTLESQNAEYSVKVTFLELYNEEITDLLAPDDISRVTMEDKQKKLLPLMEDGKGGVLVRGLEEEIVASASEIFTLLERGSAKRRTAETLLNKQSSRSHSLFSITIHIKEATPEGEELIKCGKLNLVDLAGSENISRSGAREGRAREAGEINKSLLTLGRVINALVEHLGHVPYRDSKLTRLLRDSLGGRTKTCIIATVSPAVHCLEETLSTLDYAHRAKNIKNKPEVNQKMMKSTLIKDLYGEIERLKGEVYAAREKNGVYIPKERYYQEETERKAMADQIEQLGLTIENQQKKIEELDSKYNGQVQQCSDLSNTLEETQAIMNHTCTMLEKTEDELRRCQYSLKERDFIILEQKKSENALAHQACALRADLEKSHKDNSSLFLKMAREDKLNSYNRSIVNSFQAELAKQLGSLGNLLAASLSQQSEHLQLVDKLCIYCLEIHDKAAKELKNKVSVSKALYSSHFEAVQEVVRLHKAGSNASMEELSVLASFNFKSCREFLATEAVEVSSIFNDLQESLSNHQGEMAHLASELRQRFNASVGQLMETSGSLNTFIDKLLEESKALEHHVTQVDEIQTKCIAEFHKSYEDQSRSVTEKLITDVTTLVSDCMRRQKETVDARLCDLKETVIGNKMFLEGHVSTMDGITTDLKRKWQDSFTQAETNFNDNADFSAAKHCSMELVLQKCFDNADTALKRWQKTQESLCDMGSQHALVMKGNVRNICEGNERHNDEIEAARMNVEEDIKTNSEDIIQYFDGLSEQERTSVSEILTTSESHSNTLENLKKDHSQQSAYIEQHAVDTFWQKYMDYEPTGTTPIRSEPNTPQNGTIESLRAMPMEVLQEEFRKNYTFECQVKEIKTSLIPRAPLSQIN; this is translated from the exons ATGTCGAATCGTCACGAGAAAGAAAAGAGCGTAAATGTTCAGGTGCTGCTTCGCTGCAG GCCTTTCAGTGAGGAGGAGTTGCGGAATAACGCGCCGCAGGTGGTGACCTGCAATGAGTTCTTACGAGAGGTCTCCGTTTCGCAGAATATCGCTGGGAAACACATGGATAGGGTTTTTACTTTTGACAAG GTATTCGGTCCCAGTGCCCAACAAAGTGATCTTTATCAACAAGCAGTTGTCCCCATAGTTAATGAGGTTTTGGAAGGGTTTAACTGTACCATCTTTGCCTACGGACAGACTGGCACAGGAAAAACTTATACTATGGAGGGTGAATGTAAGAGGTCAAAG AGTGACCCAAATGGAGAATTGCCTCCAGAAGCAGGAGTTATACAGCGAGCAGTAAAGCAAATATTTGACACTTTAGAGAGTCAAAACGCAGAATACAGTGTGAAAGTCACTTTCTTGGAGCTGTATAATGAAGAAATAACCGACTTGTTAGCACCAGATGATATATCTAGAGTTACCATGGAGGACAAGCAGAAAAAGCTATTGCCACTCATGGAAGATGGGAAAGGGGGCGTTCTTGTTAGAGGACTAGAAGAGGAGATTGTAGCAAGTGCATCTGAGATTTTCACTTTACTTGAACGGGGATCTGCTAAACGCCGAACTGCTGAAACCTTACTGAATAAGCAATCAAG TCGATCACATTCTCTGTTTTCTATAACAATACATATAAAGGAAGCTACACCAGAAGGTGAAGAACTAATTAAATGTGGCAAGTTGAATCTTGTTGATTTAGCTGGTTCAGAGAACATCTCCCGTTCTGGTGCTAGGGAG GGTAGGGCAAGGGAAGCTggagaaataaataaaagtttgcTTACACTAGGAAGGGTAATAAATGCACTTGTTGAGCATCTTGGACATGTTCCATACAG GGACAGCAAGCTCACACGATTACTTCGTGATTCATTGGGGGGAAGAACCAAGACCTGCATCATTGCCACTGTGTCACCTGCAGTTCATTGTCTCGAGGAGACCCTTAGCACTTTAGATTATGCTCACAGGGCTAAGAATATAAAGAATAAGCCAGAG GTGAATCAGAAGATGATGAAATCAACTCTGATTAAAGATCTATATGGTGAAATTGAGCGGCTTAAGGGAG AGGTTTATGCCGCAAGAGAGAAAAATGGAGTCTACATTCCCAAAGAGCGATATTATCAGGAGGAGACAGAGAGAAAG GCTATGGCTGATCAAATTGAACAACTGGGATTAACAATCGAGAATCAACAGAAG AAAATCGAGGAATTAGATAGCAAATATAATGGTCAGGTCCAACAATGCTCTGACTTGAGCAACACACTCGAGGAGACACAGGCAA TTATGAACCATACTTGCACGATGCTGGAAAAAACTGAGGATGAGTTACGTCGATGCCAGTATTCTCTTAAGGAGAGAGATTTCATCATATTGGAACAAAAAAAATCTG AAAATGCTCTGGCTCATCAAGCATGTGCTTTACGTGCTGACTTGGAAAAATCCCACAAGGATAACTCCTCGCTATTCCTCAAAATGG CCAGAGAGGACAAACTAAATTCATATAACAGGTCTATTGTGAATAGTTTTCAAGCTGAACTTGCTAAGCAGCTGGGGTCTCTTGGCAACTTGCTTGCTGCATCTTTGTCTCAACAAAGTGAACACCTCCAGCTTGTTGATAAGCTCTGCATTTATTGTCTTGAAATACATGACAAG GCTGCCAAAgagttaaaaaataaagttagtGTCTCGAAGGCTTTGTATTCATCACATTTTGAGGCTGTACAAGAAGTCGTCCGGCTACACAAAGCTGGTTCAAATGCTTCTATGGAGGAACTTTCTGTTTTGgcatcttttaattttaagtctTGTCGAGAA TTTTTAGCTACAGAGGCTGTTGAAGTGAGTTCAATTTTCAATGATCTTCAAGAAAGTCTGTCTAATCATCAGGGGGAAATGGCTCATTTGGCAAGTGAACTACGGCAG AGATTCAATGCCAGTGTTGGGCAATTGATGGAGACATCAGGATCCCTTAATACATTCATTGATAAGCTTTTAGAAGAGTCAAAAGCACTTGAACACCATGTAACTCAAGTTGATGAAATACAAACCAAGTGTATTGCTGAATTTCACAAATCCTACGAG GATCAATCAAGATCAGTTACGGAGAAGCTCATCACTGATGTGACTACTCTTGTTTCCGATTGCATGCGTCGTCAGAAAGAGACT GTGGATGCGAGGCTTTGTGATCTAAAAGAAACTGTAATCGGAAACAAGATGTTTTTGGAAGGACATGTTTCAACAATGGATGGCATTACAACAGATCTAAAAAGGAAATGGCAGGATTCTTTTACACAAGCAGAGACCAACTTTAATGACAATGCCGACTTTTCTGCAGCCAAGCATTGTAGTATGGAGTTGGTTCTACAGAAATG CTTCGACAATGCTGACACTGCTTTGAAGCGGTGGCAAAAAACACAAGAATCATTATGCGATATGGGAAGCCAACACGCCTTAGTAATGAAGGGAAATGTTAG GAACATATGTGAGGGTAATGAACGACATAATGATGAAATTGAAGCTGCAAGAATGAATGTCGAAGAAGATATCAAAACAAATAGTGAAgatataattcaatattttgATG GTTTATCAGAGCAGGAGAGAACATCTGTTTCTGAAATTCTGACTACTTCTGAATCTCATTCAAACACACTTGAAAACCTTAAGAAAGATCATTCCCAGCAATCAGCATACATTGAACAACATGCTGTTGATACTTTCTGGCAGAAATATATG GATTATGAGCCGACAGGGACGACTCCAATTCGAAGTGAGCCTAACACTCCCCAAAACGGCACCATCGAGTCCCTTCGAGCCATGCCAATGGAAGTTCTTCAAGAAGAATTTCGGAAAAACTATACATTCGAATGCCAAGTAAAAGAAATAAAGACATCTTTGATTCCTCGAGCCCCTCTTTCACAGATTAACTAG
- the LOC140958836 gene encoding kinesin-like protein KIN-5C isoform X3, with protein MSNRHEKEKSVNVQVLLRCRPFSEEELRNNAPQVVTCNEFLREVSVSQNIAGKHMDRVFTFDKVFGPSAQQSDLYQQAVVPIVNEVLEGFNCTIFAYGQTGTGKTYTMEGECKRSKSDPNGELPPEAGVIQRAVKQIFDTLESQNAEYSVKVTFLELYNEEITDLLAPDDISRVTMEDKQKKLLPLMEDGKGGVLVRGLEEEIVASASEIFTLLERGSAKRRTAETLLNKQSSRSHSLFSITIHIKEATPEGEELIKCGKLNLVDLAGSENISRSGAREGRAREAGEINKSLLTLGRVINALVEHLGHVPYRDSKLTRLLRDSLGGRTKTCIIATVSPAVHCLEETLSTLDYAHRAKNIKNKPEVNQKMMKSTLIKDLYGEIERLKGEVYAAREKNGVYIPKERYYQEETERKAMADQIEQLGLTIENQQKVSSRGALYKKKEKVNSRHAYVKVMNLFGHVTQKIEELDSKYNGQVQQCSDLSNTLEETQAIMNHTCTMLEKTEDELRRCQYSLKERDFIILEQKKSENALAHQACALRADLEKSHKDNSSLFLKMAREDKLNSYNRSIVNSFQAELAKQLGSLGNLLAASLSQQSEHLQLVDKLCIYCLEIHDKAAKELKNKVSVSKALYSSHFEAVQEVVRLHKAGSNASMEELSVLASFNFKSCREFLATEAVEVSSIFNDLQESLSNHQGEMAHLASELRQRFNASVGQLMETSGSLNTFIDKLLEESKALEHHVTQVDEIQTKCIAEFHKSYEDQSRSVTEKLITDVTTLVSDCMRRQKETVDARLCDLKETVIGNKMFLEGHVSTMDGITTDLKRKWQDSFTQAETNFNDNADFSAAKHCSMELVLQKCFDNADTALKRWQKTQESLCDMGSQHALVMKGNVRNICEGNERHNDEIEAARMNVEEDIKTNSEDIIQYFDGSHGQGDPDMY; from the exons ATGTCGAATCGTCACGAGAAAGAAAAGAGCGTAAATGTTCAGGTGCTGCTTCGCTGCAG GCCTTTCAGTGAGGAGGAGTTGCGGAATAACGCGCCGCAGGTGGTGACCTGCAATGAGTTCTTACGAGAGGTCTCCGTTTCGCAGAATATCGCTGGGAAACACATGGATAGGGTTTTTACTTTTGACAAG GTATTCGGTCCCAGTGCCCAACAAAGTGATCTTTATCAACAAGCAGTTGTCCCCATAGTTAATGAGGTTTTGGAAGGGTTTAACTGTACCATCTTTGCCTACGGACAGACTGGCACAGGAAAAACTTATACTATGGAGGGTGAATGTAAGAGGTCAAAG AGTGACCCAAATGGAGAATTGCCTCCAGAAGCAGGAGTTATACAGCGAGCAGTAAAGCAAATATTTGACACTTTAGAGAGTCAAAACGCAGAATACAGTGTGAAAGTCACTTTCTTGGAGCTGTATAATGAAGAAATAACCGACTTGTTAGCACCAGATGATATATCTAGAGTTACCATGGAGGACAAGCAGAAAAAGCTATTGCCACTCATGGAAGATGGGAAAGGGGGCGTTCTTGTTAGAGGACTAGAAGAGGAGATTGTAGCAAGTGCATCTGAGATTTTCACTTTACTTGAACGGGGATCTGCTAAACGCCGAACTGCTGAAACCTTACTGAATAAGCAATCAAG TCGATCACATTCTCTGTTTTCTATAACAATACATATAAAGGAAGCTACACCAGAAGGTGAAGAACTAATTAAATGTGGCAAGTTGAATCTTGTTGATTTAGCTGGTTCAGAGAACATCTCCCGTTCTGGTGCTAGGGAG GGTAGGGCAAGGGAAGCTggagaaataaataaaagtttgcTTACACTAGGAAGGGTAATAAATGCACTTGTTGAGCATCTTGGACATGTTCCATACAG GGACAGCAAGCTCACACGATTACTTCGTGATTCATTGGGGGGAAGAACCAAGACCTGCATCATTGCCACTGTGTCACCTGCAGTTCATTGTCTCGAGGAGACCCTTAGCACTTTAGATTATGCTCACAGGGCTAAGAATATAAAGAATAAGCCAGAG GTGAATCAGAAGATGATGAAATCAACTCTGATTAAAGATCTATATGGTGAAATTGAGCGGCTTAAGGGAG AGGTTTATGCCGCAAGAGAGAAAAATGGAGTCTACATTCCCAAAGAGCGATATTATCAGGAGGAGACAGAGAGAAAG GCTATGGCTGATCAAATTGAACAACTGGGATTAACAATCGAGAATCAACAGAAGGTCAGTTCAAGAGGGGCTCTGtacaagaaaaaagaaaaagtaaatTCTAGGCATGCCTATGTAAAAGTGATGAATCTCTTTGGTCATGTTACACAGAAAATCGAGGAATTAGATAGCAAATATAATGGTCAGGTCCAACAATGCTCTGACTTGAGCAACACACTCGAGGAGACACAGGCAA TTATGAACCATACTTGCACGATGCTGGAAAAAACTGAGGATGAGTTACGTCGATGCCAGTATTCTCTTAAGGAGAGAGATTTCATCATATTGGAACAAAAAAAATCTG AAAATGCTCTGGCTCATCAAGCATGTGCTTTACGTGCTGACTTGGAAAAATCCCACAAGGATAACTCCTCGCTATTCCTCAAAATGG CCAGAGAGGACAAACTAAATTCATATAACAGGTCTATTGTGAATAGTTTTCAAGCTGAACTTGCTAAGCAGCTGGGGTCTCTTGGCAACTTGCTTGCTGCATCTTTGTCTCAACAAAGTGAACACCTCCAGCTTGTTGATAAGCTCTGCATTTATTGTCTTGAAATACATGACAAG GCTGCCAAAgagttaaaaaataaagttagtGTCTCGAAGGCTTTGTATTCATCACATTTTGAGGCTGTACAAGAAGTCGTCCGGCTACACAAAGCTGGTTCAAATGCTTCTATGGAGGAACTTTCTGTTTTGgcatcttttaattttaagtctTGTCGAGAA TTTTTAGCTACAGAGGCTGTTGAAGTGAGTTCAATTTTCAATGATCTTCAAGAAAGTCTGTCTAATCATCAGGGGGAAATGGCTCATTTGGCAAGTGAACTACGGCAG AGATTCAATGCCAGTGTTGGGCAATTGATGGAGACATCAGGATCCCTTAATACATTCATTGATAAGCTTTTAGAAGAGTCAAAAGCACTTGAACACCATGTAACTCAAGTTGATGAAATACAAACCAAGTGTATTGCTGAATTTCACAAATCCTACGAG GATCAATCAAGATCAGTTACGGAGAAGCTCATCACTGATGTGACTACTCTTGTTTCCGATTGCATGCGTCGTCAGAAAGAGACT GTGGATGCGAGGCTTTGTGATCTAAAAGAAACTGTAATCGGAAACAAGATGTTTTTGGAAGGACATGTTTCAACAATGGATGGCATTACAACAGATCTAAAAAGGAAATGGCAGGATTCTTTTACACAAGCAGAGACCAACTTTAATGACAATGCCGACTTTTCTGCAGCCAAGCATTGTAGTATGGAGTTGGTTCTACAGAAATG CTTCGACAATGCTGACACTGCTTTGAAGCGGTGGCAAAAAACACAAGAATCATTATGCGATATGGGAAGCCAACACGCCTTAGTAATGAAGGGAAATGTTAG GAACATATGTGAGGGTAATGAACGACATAATGATGAAATTGAAGCTGCAAGAATGAATGTCGAAGAAGATATCAAAACAAATAGTGAAgatataattcaatattttgATG GTTCACATGGCCAAGGCGATCCAGACATGTATTGA
- the LOC140958226 gene encoding small ribosomal subunit protein uS11x-like — MSKRRNREPKEENVTLGPATRDGEIVFGVAHIFASFNDTFIHVTDLSGRETLVRITGGMKVKADRDESSPYAAMLAAQDVSQRCKELGINALHIKLRATGGNKTKTPGPGAQSALRALARSGMKIGRIEDVTPIPTDSTRRKGGRRGRRL, encoded by the exons ATG TCGAAGAGAAGGAACAGAGAGCCCAAAGAAGAGAACGTAACTCTTGGACCTGCCACCAGGGATGGAGAAATAGTGTTTGGTGTGGCTCACATCTTTGCCTCATTCAATGATACCTTCATC CACGTGACTGATTTATCTGGAAGGGAAACCTTGGTTCGTATTACAG GTGGTATGAAGGTGAAGGCTGATAGGGATGAGTCCTCTCCTTATGCAGCCATGCTTGCAGCACAAGATGTTTCTCAACGATGCAAG GAACTGGGAATCAATGCTCTTCATATTAAGCTTCGTGCTACTGGAGGCAACAAGACTAAGACTCCTGGACCTGGTGCTCAATCTGCTCTTAGAGCCCTTGCTCGCTCTGGCATGAAGATTGGTCGCATag AGGATGTGACTCCAATTCCCACCGACAGCACCCGAAGAAAGGGTGGTAGAAGAGGAAGGAGGCTGTAA
- the LOC140958228 gene encoding uncharacterized protein isoform X2: MDFYPITIWKMRHKIWPICDISGLGFARCSRSFNGWKVSFAVCSKLCKWGLQGHRWFAQTEQLWVLDSVPGQVSRENSDGEVDKVWRTLQSLPSTVPSRRRGRWVELALLISSLTSVK, from the exons ATGGATTTTTACCCCATTACAATTTGGAAAATGCGGCATAAGATTTGGCCAATATGTGATATCTCAGGGCTGGGATTTGCCCGTTGTTCTCGGTCATTCAATGGGTGGAAAGTTAGCTTTGCAGTTTGCTCAAAGTTGTGCAAATGGGGATTACAGGGACATCGATGGTTTGCCCAAACAG AACAGCTGTGGGTATTAGACTCTGTCCCTGGTCAAGTAAGCCGAGAGAACAGTGATGGTGAGGTGGACAAAGTATGGCGAACTTTGCAGAGTCTACCTTCAACTGTGCCCTCTAGGAG GCGAGGAAGGTGGGTTGAGTTGGCTTTACTAATATCAAGTCTCACTTCTGTCAAATAA
- the LOC140958836 gene encoding kinesin-like protein KIN-5C isoform X1 translates to MSNRHEKEKSVNVQVLLRCRPFSEEELRNNAPQVVTCNEFLREVSVSQNIAGKHMDRVFTFDKVFGPSAQQSDLYQQAVVPIVNEVLEGFNCTIFAYGQTGTGKTYTMEGECKRSKSDPNGELPPEAGVIQRAVKQIFDTLESQNAEYSVKVTFLELYNEEITDLLAPDDISRVTMEDKQKKLLPLMEDGKGGVLVRGLEEEIVASASEIFTLLERGSAKRRTAETLLNKQSSRSHSLFSITIHIKEATPEGEELIKCGKLNLVDLAGSENISRSGAREGRAREAGEINKSLLTLGRVINALVEHLGHVPYRDSKLTRLLRDSLGGRTKTCIIATVSPAVHCLEETLSTLDYAHRAKNIKNKPEVNQKMMKSTLIKDLYGEIERLKGEVYAAREKNGVYIPKERYYQEETERKAMADQIEQLGLTIENQQKVSSRGALYKKKEKVNSRHAYVKVMNLFGHVTQKIEELDSKYNGQVQQCSDLSNTLEETQAIMNHTCTMLEKTEDELRRCQYSLKERDFIILEQKKSENALAHQACALRADLEKSHKDNSSLFLKMAREDKLNSYNRSIVNSFQAELAKQLGSLGNLLAASLSQQSEHLQLVDKLCIYCLEIHDKAAKELKNKVSVSKALYSSHFEAVQEVVRLHKAGSNASMEELSVLASFNFKSCREFLATEAVEVSSIFNDLQESLSNHQGEMAHLASELRQRFNASVGQLMETSGSLNTFIDKLLEESKALEHHVTQVDEIQTKCIAEFHKSYEDQSRSVTEKLITDVTTLVSDCMRRQKETVDARLCDLKETVIGNKMFLEGHVSTMDGITTDLKRKWQDSFTQAETNFNDNADFSAAKHCSMELVLQKCFDNADTALKRWQKTQESLCDMGSQHALVMKGNVRNICEGNERHNDEIEAARMNVEEDIKTNSEDIIQYFDGLSEQERTSVSEILTTSESHSNTLENLKKDHSQQSAYIEQHAVDTFWQKYMDYEPTGTTPIRSEPNTPQNGTIESLRAMPMEVLQEEFRKNYTFECQVKEIKTSLIPRAPLSQIN, encoded by the exons ATGTCGAATCGTCACGAGAAAGAAAAGAGCGTAAATGTTCAGGTGCTGCTTCGCTGCAG GCCTTTCAGTGAGGAGGAGTTGCGGAATAACGCGCCGCAGGTGGTGACCTGCAATGAGTTCTTACGAGAGGTCTCCGTTTCGCAGAATATCGCTGGGAAACACATGGATAGGGTTTTTACTTTTGACAAG GTATTCGGTCCCAGTGCCCAACAAAGTGATCTTTATCAACAAGCAGTTGTCCCCATAGTTAATGAGGTTTTGGAAGGGTTTAACTGTACCATCTTTGCCTACGGACAGACTGGCACAGGAAAAACTTATACTATGGAGGGTGAATGTAAGAGGTCAAAG AGTGACCCAAATGGAGAATTGCCTCCAGAAGCAGGAGTTATACAGCGAGCAGTAAAGCAAATATTTGACACTTTAGAGAGTCAAAACGCAGAATACAGTGTGAAAGTCACTTTCTTGGAGCTGTATAATGAAGAAATAACCGACTTGTTAGCACCAGATGATATATCTAGAGTTACCATGGAGGACAAGCAGAAAAAGCTATTGCCACTCATGGAAGATGGGAAAGGGGGCGTTCTTGTTAGAGGACTAGAAGAGGAGATTGTAGCAAGTGCATCTGAGATTTTCACTTTACTTGAACGGGGATCTGCTAAACGCCGAACTGCTGAAACCTTACTGAATAAGCAATCAAG TCGATCACATTCTCTGTTTTCTATAACAATACATATAAAGGAAGCTACACCAGAAGGTGAAGAACTAATTAAATGTGGCAAGTTGAATCTTGTTGATTTAGCTGGTTCAGAGAACATCTCCCGTTCTGGTGCTAGGGAG GGTAGGGCAAGGGAAGCTggagaaataaataaaagtttgcTTACACTAGGAAGGGTAATAAATGCACTTGTTGAGCATCTTGGACATGTTCCATACAG GGACAGCAAGCTCACACGATTACTTCGTGATTCATTGGGGGGAAGAACCAAGACCTGCATCATTGCCACTGTGTCACCTGCAGTTCATTGTCTCGAGGAGACCCTTAGCACTTTAGATTATGCTCACAGGGCTAAGAATATAAAGAATAAGCCAGAG GTGAATCAGAAGATGATGAAATCAACTCTGATTAAAGATCTATATGGTGAAATTGAGCGGCTTAAGGGAG AGGTTTATGCCGCAAGAGAGAAAAATGGAGTCTACATTCCCAAAGAGCGATATTATCAGGAGGAGACAGAGAGAAAG GCTATGGCTGATCAAATTGAACAACTGGGATTAACAATCGAGAATCAACAGAAGGTCAGTTCAAGAGGGGCTCTGtacaagaaaaaagaaaaagtaaatTCTAGGCATGCCTATGTAAAAGTGATGAATCTCTTTGGTCATGTTACACAGAAAATCGAGGAATTAGATAGCAAATATAATGGTCAGGTCCAACAATGCTCTGACTTGAGCAACACACTCGAGGAGACACAGGCAA TTATGAACCATACTTGCACGATGCTGGAAAAAACTGAGGATGAGTTACGTCGATGCCAGTATTCTCTTAAGGAGAGAGATTTCATCATATTGGAACAAAAAAAATCTG AAAATGCTCTGGCTCATCAAGCATGTGCTTTACGTGCTGACTTGGAAAAATCCCACAAGGATAACTCCTCGCTATTCCTCAAAATGG CCAGAGAGGACAAACTAAATTCATATAACAGGTCTATTGTGAATAGTTTTCAAGCTGAACTTGCTAAGCAGCTGGGGTCTCTTGGCAACTTGCTTGCTGCATCTTTGTCTCAACAAAGTGAACACCTCCAGCTTGTTGATAAGCTCTGCATTTATTGTCTTGAAATACATGACAAG GCTGCCAAAgagttaaaaaataaagttagtGTCTCGAAGGCTTTGTATTCATCACATTTTGAGGCTGTACAAGAAGTCGTCCGGCTACACAAAGCTGGTTCAAATGCTTCTATGGAGGAACTTTCTGTTTTGgcatcttttaattttaagtctTGTCGAGAA TTTTTAGCTACAGAGGCTGTTGAAGTGAGTTCAATTTTCAATGATCTTCAAGAAAGTCTGTCTAATCATCAGGGGGAAATGGCTCATTTGGCAAGTGAACTACGGCAG AGATTCAATGCCAGTGTTGGGCAATTGATGGAGACATCAGGATCCCTTAATACATTCATTGATAAGCTTTTAGAAGAGTCAAAAGCACTTGAACACCATGTAACTCAAGTTGATGAAATACAAACCAAGTGTATTGCTGAATTTCACAAATCCTACGAG GATCAATCAAGATCAGTTACGGAGAAGCTCATCACTGATGTGACTACTCTTGTTTCCGATTGCATGCGTCGTCAGAAAGAGACT GTGGATGCGAGGCTTTGTGATCTAAAAGAAACTGTAATCGGAAACAAGATGTTTTTGGAAGGACATGTTTCAACAATGGATGGCATTACAACAGATCTAAAAAGGAAATGGCAGGATTCTTTTACACAAGCAGAGACCAACTTTAATGACAATGCCGACTTTTCTGCAGCCAAGCATTGTAGTATGGAGTTGGTTCTACAGAAATG CTTCGACAATGCTGACACTGCTTTGAAGCGGTGGCAAAAAACACAAGAATCATTATGCGATATGGGAAGCCAACACGCCTTAGTAATGAAGGGAAATGTTAG GAACATATGTGAGGGTAATGAACGACATAATGATGAAATTGAAGCTGCAAGAATGAATGTCGAAGAAGATATCAAAACAAATAGTGAAgatataattcaatattttgATG GTTTATCAGAGCAGGAGAGAACATCTGTTTCTGAAATTCTGACTACTTCTGAATCTCATTCAAACACACTTGAAAACCTTAAGAAAGATCATTCCCAGCAATCAGCATACATTGAACAACATGCTGTTGATACTTTCTGGCAGAAATATATG GATTATGAGCCGACAGGGACGACTCCAATTCGAAGTGAGCCTAACACTCCCCAAAACGGCACCATCGAGTCCCTTCGAGCCATGCCAATGGAAGTTCTTCAAGAAGAATTTCGGAAAAACTATACATTCGAATGCCAAGTAAAAGAAATAAAGACATCTTTGATTCCTCGAGCCCCTCTTTCACAGATTAACTAG